Proteins co-encoded in one Cucurbita pepo subsp. pepo cultivar mu-cu-16 chromosome LG15, ASM280686v2, whole genome shotgun sequence genomic window:
- the LOC111811409 gene encoding 4-coumarate--CoA ligase-like 6 isoform X2, with protein sequence MAPLLNDQFSFQTPESQTVQTKKIPNKYPGWYSPDTGICRSVHASRDLPTDPFLDVASYILSFQHNGRSALIDSSTGHSISYRELYRMVNSMASGLQKLGVSQGDVVLLLLPNSIFYPIVLLGVLYLGAVITTMFPQSSSQEIKKRISECNVRLAFATPQNVGNFEALGVQAIGVPENTNLDLMRPMGFSSFYELISGGLDLNKRPVIRQEDTAAILFSSGTTGVSKGVLLTHRNFISTVELFVRFEASQYEYLTTENVYLAAIPMFHVYGLSIFVMGLLSLGSSIVVMSKFDVKEVVMAIDRFKVTHFPVVPPIMILMARTAGKFGGHKFRSLKQVSCGAASLSKKIIGDFVQALPHVDFIQGYGMTETTAVGTRGFNTKKAQNYLSVGLLAPNMEAKVVDWVSGSIMPPGKTGELLLRGPGLMKGYLNNPEATMSTIDQENWLHTGDIVYFDRDGYLYVVDRLKEVIKYKGFQIAPTDLESVVITHPEVLDTAVAAAEDEECGEIPVAFVVKKPGSSLSQKDVIDYVAQQVAPYKKIRKVVFTESIPKSAAGKVLRKELGKHLPSKL encoded by the exons ATGGCACCACTGCTAAACGATCAATTCAGTTTTCAAACGCCAGAAAGTCAGACTGTCCAGACTAAAAAAATCCCCAACAAGTATCCTGGCTGGTATTCACCAGATACAGGAATTTGTCGTAGTGTCCATGCCTCTAGAGACTTGCCCACTGATCCATTTCTTGATGTTGCCTCTTATATCCTCTCCTTCCAACACAATGGTCGTTCAGCTCTCATTGATTCCTCCACTGGACATTCAATATCTTACAGGGAATTGTATCGTATGGTGAATTCCATGGCTTCTGGGCTCCAAAAATTGGGTGTTTCACAAGGGGATGTAGTCTTGCTTCTGTTACCAAATTCCATTTTCTATCCCATTGTTCTTCTGGGTGTGCTGTATTTGGGAGCTGTTATTACAACCATGTTTCCTCAAAGCAGTTCTCAAGAAATCAAGAAACGAATCAGTGAATGCAATGTGCGGCTGGCTTTTGCAACACCACAGAATGTTGGGAACTTTGAAGCATTGGGAGTTCAGGCAATTGGAGTACCAGAAAATACGAATTTGGACTTAATGAGGCCTATgggattttcttctttttatgaGCTTATTTCAGGTGGTTTAGATTTGAATAAAAGACCTGTGATTAGACAGGAAGATACAGCTGctatattgttttcttctggTACGACTGGAGTGAGCAAAGGGGTTCTGTTGACACATAGAAACTTTATATCTACGGTCGAGCTTTTTGTTCGGTTTGAAGCTTCGCAGTATGAGTATTTGACTACCGAGAATGTGTATTTGGCTGCTATACCAATGTTTCATGTGTATGGTCTCTCCATTTTTGTGATGGGATTATTGTCATTGGGGTCTAGTATTGTTGTAATGAGCAAATTCGATGTCAAAGAGGTGGTCATGGCCATTGATAGATTTAAAGTTACACATTTTCCTGTTGTTCCGCCAATAATGATACTTATGGCTAGGACTGCAGGGAAATTTGGTGGGCACAAATTTCGTAGTTTGAAACAGGTTTCTTGTGGGGCTGCTTCTTTGAGTAAGAAGATCATAGGGGATTTTGTGCAGGCTCTCCCTCATGTTGACTTCATTCAG GGATATGGCATGACTGAAACCACAGCCGTTGGCACCCGTGGCTTCAATACCAAAAAGGCTCAAAACTATTTGTCTGTTGGACTCTTAGCACCAAACATGGAAGCTAAAGTTGTTGATTGGGTTAGCGGATCTATCATGCCGCCTGGTAAAACCGGCGAACTTTTGTTACGCGGACCTGGTTTAATGAAAG GGTACTTGAATAATCCCGAGGCAACAATGTCCACAATAGACCAAGAAAATTGGCTACATACTGGAGACATCGTCTACTTTGACCGAGATGGATACTTGTATGTTGTTGATCGTTTGAAGGAGGTTATAAAGTATAAGGGCTTTCAG ATCGCTCCTACTGATTTGGAATCAGTGGTGATCACACATCCAGAAGTTCTTGATACTGCAGTAGCTGC GGCCGAAGATGAAGAATGTGGGGAGATTCCAGTGGCATTTGTGGTGAAAAAGCCAGGAAGCTCACTCTCACAGAAAGATGTCATCGATTATGTTGCTCAACAG GTTGCGCCGTATAAAAAGATCAGAAAAGTGGTGTTTACAGAATCAATACCCAAATCTGCTGCTGGCAAAGTACTGCGTAAGGAACTGGGGAAGCACTTGCCGTCTAAACTCTGA
- the LOC111811410 gene encoding plastidal glycolate/glycerate translocator 1, chloroplastic-like: protein MSNHKDLSAVHPLIHQRPLNDFPQLPVSATHISMAASSATPRLSFSSLSLSKFLHPSVPLALHSNPWPQFRPSNSKKSPIPFNRSSRAVHKSHSPTELNRILFTVPCSNRRFLAMESSETLPTFREGLLKSAAADGATTSSSLSQSVFGVIHLVASLGIILAIDNLLKGAFVAAAIKFPSALFGMFCIFSVLLVLDSTVPSAATGVMNFFEPALLFIQRWLPLFYVPSLVILPLSVKDIPAASGIKICFIIAVGWLATLCVAGYMAIAVRNVVKTEMIDAKPMKKPSPFSSVEMWSWTGIFLVSFVAALLYPTALGTSARTFLPFLLASTVLGYIVGSNLPGSVKTVFHPIICCAVSADLAALAFGYLSRTGLDPILASYLTKVSSNPGAGDVLMGFLGSVILSFAFSMFKQRELVKRHAAEIFTSVIISTIFSLYSTALVGRFIGLEPNLTVSILPRCITVALALSIVTFFEGTNASVTAAVVVVTGLVGANFVQATLDNLKFRDPIARGIATASSAHGLGTAALSAKEPEALPFCAIAYALNGIFGSLLCSLPLVRQSLIAIAG, encoded by the exons ATGTCAAATCATAAAGATCTGAGTGCGGTCCATCCTCTGATTCATCAACGGCCACTCAACGACTTCCCGCAGCTTCCAGTCTCTGCGACACACATTTCCATGGCGGCCTCCTCCGCCACTCCTcgtctttcattttcatccctCTCTCTTTCCAAATTCCTCCATCCATCAGTCCCTCTCGCACTCCATTCGAATCCATGGCCTCAATTTCGTCCGTCCAATTCCAAAAAATCTCCAATTCCTTTCAATCGCAGCTCTCGAGCTGTTCATAAATCCCACTCTCCCACTGAATTAAACAGAATCCTCTTCACAGTCCCCTGTTCCAATCGAAGATTTCTGGCTATGGAGTCTTCCGAAACTTTGCCTACTTTCAGAGAAGGTCTTCTGAAATCGGCCGCCGCGGATGGAGCTACCACTTCTTCGTCTCTCTCTCAAAGT GTGTTTGGGGTAATTCATTTGGTTGCTTCTCTTGGAATTATTCTTGCGATTGATAATCTCTTGAAAGGGGCTTTTGTGGCTGCTGCGATTAAGTTTCCCAGTGCGTTGTTTGGGATGTTTTGTatcttttctgttttgttggTTCTTGATTCTACTGTTCCTTCTGCTGCAACTGGTGTTATGAACTTCTTTGAACCAGCTCTCTTGTTTATTCAGAGGTGGCTTCCTTTGTTCTATGTTCCATCCTTGGTTATTTTGCCTTTGTCTGTCAAGGACATCCCTGCGGCGTCTGGGATCAAAATTTGTTTCATAATAG CTGTCGGCTGGCTAGCTACTCTGTGTGTTGCAGGATATATGGCTATAGCTGTTAGAAATGTTGTAAAAACGGAAATGATTGATGCTAAGCCGATGAAAAAACCATCTCCCTTTTCTTCAGTTGAAATGTGGAGTTGGACTGGAATTTTTCTGGTGTCATTTGTTGCTGCTTTGCTTTATCCAACAGCTCTAGGGACAAGTGCTCGAACATTCCTTCCGTTTCTCCTCGCCTCGACCGTGTTAGGCTACATTGTGGGTTCTAA TTTACCGGGCAGTGTTAAGACAGTTTTCCACCCAATCATCTGCTGTGCAGTCTCTGCTGATCTTGCTGCACTGGCTTTTGGATACCTCTCCCGCACTGGGCTTGATCCAATTCTAG CTTCATATTTGACAAAGGTATCATCTAACCCTGGAGCTGGTGATGTTCTAATGGGATTTTTGGGATCTGTTATCCTCTCCTTTGCTTTCTCAATGTTCAAACAGAGAGAG CTCGTTAAAAGGCATGCGGCTGAGATTTTTACCTCTGTCATTATCTCAACCATATTCTCGTTGTACTCGACTGCTCTTGTTGGACGTTTTATCGGATTAGAACCGAACTTAACTGTTTCCATTCTACCAAGATGTATAACTGTGGCATTGGCACTTAGCATTGTGACATTCTTTGAAG GCACCAATGCATCTGTCACCGCTGCTGTGGTTGTTGTAACTGGTCTGGTTGGGGCAAATTTTGTCCAAGCTACCCTTGACAATCTGAAGTTCCGTGATCCTATCGCTCGGGGAATTGCAACTGCTTCTAG CGCACACGGGCTCGGAACAGCAGCGTTATCGGCTAAGGAACCCGAAGCTCTACCGTTCTGCGCCATTGCCTATGCTTTGAATGGAATTTTTGGCTCTTTGCTTTGCTCACTTCCATTAGTTAGGCAAAGCTTGATTGCCATTGCTGGATGA
- the LOC111811409 gene encoding 4-coumarate--CoA ligase-like 6 isoform X1 — MFRTMAPLLNDQFSFQTPESQTVQTKKIPNKYPGWYSPDTGICRSVHASRDLPTDPFLDVASYILSFQHNGRSALIDSSTGHSISYRELYRMVNSMASGLQKLGVSQGDVVLLLLPNSIFYPIVLLGVLYLGAVITTMFPQSSSQEIKKRISECNVRLAFATPQNVGNFEALGVQAIGVPENTNLDLMRPMGFSSFYELISGGLDLNKRPVIRQEDTAAILFSSGTTGVSKGVLLTHRNFISTVELFVRFEASQYEYLTTENVYLAAIPMFHVYGLSIFVMGLLSLGSSIVVMSKFDVKEVVMAIDRFKVTHFPVVPPIMILMARTAGKFGGHKFRSLKQVSCGAASLSKKIIGDFVQALPHVDFIQGYGMTETTAVGTRGFNTKKAQNYLSVGLLAPNMEAKVVDWVSGSIMPPGKTGELLLRGPGLMKGYLNNPEATMSTIDQENWLHTGDIVYFDRDGYLYVVDRLKEVIKYKGFQIAPTDLESVVITHPEVLDTAVAAAEDEECGEIPVAFVVKKPGSSLSQKDVIDYVAQQVAPYKKIRKVVFTESIPKSAAGKVLRKELGKHLPSKL, encoded by the exons ATG tttaGGACAATGGCACCACTGCTAAACGATCAATTCAGTTTTCAAACGCCAGAAAGTCAGACTGTCCAGACTAAAAAAATCCCCAACAAGTATCCTGGCTGGTATTCACCAGATACAGGAATTTGTCGTAGTGTCCATGCCTCTAGAGACTTGCCCACTGATCCATTTCTTGATGTTGCCTCTTATATCCTCTCCTTCCAACACAATGGTCGTTCAGCTCTCATTGATTCCTCCACTGGACATTCAATATCTTACAGGGAATTGTATCGTATGGTGAATTCCATGGCTTCTGGGCTCCAAAAATTGGGTGTTTCACAAGGGGATGTAGTCTTGCTTCTGTTACCAAATTCCATTTTCTATCCCATTGTTCTTCTGGGTGTGCTGTATTTGGGAGCTGTTATTACAACCATGTTTCCTCAAAGCAGTTCTCAAGAAATCAAGAAACGAATCAGTGAATGCAATGTGCGGCTGGCTTTTGCAACACCACAGAATGTTGGGAACTTTGAAGCATTGGGAGTTCAGGCAATTGGAGTACCAGAAAATACGAATTTGGACTTAATGAGGCCTATgggattttcttctttttatgaGCTTATTTCAGGTGGTTTAGATTTGAATAAAAGACCTGTGATTAGACAGGAAGATACAGCTGctatattgttttcttctggTACGACTGGAGTGAGCAAAGGGGTTCTGTTGACACATAGAAACTTTATATCTACGGTCGAGCTTTTTGTTCGGTTTGAAGCTTCGCAGTATGAGTATTTGACTACCGAGAATGTGTATTTGGCTGCTATACCAATGTTTCATGTGTATGGTCTCTCCATTTTTGTGATGGGATTATTGTCATTGGGGTCTAGTATTGTTGTAATGAGCAAATTCGATGTCAAAGAGGTGGTCATGGCCATTGATAGATTTAAAGTTACACATTTTCCTGTTGTTCCGCCAATAATGATACTTATGGCTAGGACTGCAGGGAAATTTGGTGGGCACAAATTTCGTAGTTTGAAACAGGTTTCTTGTGGGGCTGCTTCTTTGAGTAAGAAGATCATAGGGGATTTTGTGCAGGCTCTCCCTCATGTTGACTTCATTCAG GGATATGGCATGACTGAAACCACAGCCGTTGGCACCCGTGGCTTCAATACCAAAAAGGCTCAAAACTATTTGTCTGTTGGACTCTTAGCACCAAACATGGAAGCTAAAGTTGTTGATTGGGTTAGCGGATCTATCATGCCGCCTGGTAAAACCGGCGAACTTTTGTTACGCGGACCTGGTTTAATGAAAG GGTACTTGAATAATCCCGAGGCAACAATGTCCACAATAGACCAAGAAAATTGGCTACATACTGGAGACATCGTCTACTTTGACCGAGATGGATACTTGTATGTTGTTGATCGTTTGAAGGAGGTTATAAAGTATAAGGGCTTTCAG ATCGCTCCTACTGATTTGGAATCAGTGGTGATCACACATCCAGAAGTTCTTGATACTGCAGTAGCTGC GGCCGAAGATGAAGAATGTGGGGAGATTCCAGTGGCATTTGTGGTGAAAAAGCCAGGAAGCTCACTCTCACAGAAAGATGTCATCGATTATGTTGCTCAACAG GTTGCGCCGTATAAAAAGATCAGAAAAGTGGTGTTTACAGAATCAATACCCAAATCTGCTGCTGGCAAAGTACTGCGTAAGGAACTGGGGAAGCACTTGCCGTCTAAACTCTGA
- the LOC111776281 gene encoding DEAD-box ATP-dependent RNA helicase 5-like isoform X2, with protein sequence MVGKLREDAAVSEPVAQEAFEKCDTKAEKKKKKKKNRDKDSGCQEENEVSPKRKLQEGTDSEIHKKKKKHKKSKDENVSINASDEKEEAKVDENSTDGSVVVTGKGVKEAGFVPLKSFVEAGLPDAVLECCRTFKSPSPIQSHAWPFLLHGRDFIGIAATGSGKTLAFGVPGIMHVLNKRKGKMPKGRTPLCLVLSPTRELAQQISSVLQNAGEPCGVTSTCLYGGVSKGSQISSLKSGVDIVIGTPGRLKDLMEMEVCRLSEVSFVVLDEADRMLDMGFEPEVRFILSQTCKERQMVMFSATWPLQVNQLAQEFMDPDPVKVVVGSEDLAANHDVMQIVEVLDDRSRDNRLVALLEKYHKSQRVLVFVLYKNEASRVENMLQRRGWKAVSIHGDKAQTERTKALSLFKSGSSPLMIATDVAARGLDIPDVEVVINYSFPLTTEDYVHRIGRTGRAGKKGVAHTFFMQQNKGLAGELVNVLREAKQVVPDALLKFGTHVKKKESKLYGAHFKEITADAPKSTKITFNDSDDED encoded by the exons ATGGTTGGGAAGCTCAGAGAGGACGCTGCCGTCAGCGAACCAGTGGCCCAAGAAGCTTTCGAAAAATGCGATACAAAAGccgagaagaagaagaagaagaagaagaacagagacAAAGACTCGGGTTGTCAGGAGGAAAATGAAGTTAGTCCCAAGAGGAAGTTACAGGAAGGAACTGATTCAGAGATtcacaagaagaagaaaaagcacAAGAAATCGAAGGACGAAAACGTAAGCATCAATGCCTCTGACGAGAAAGAAGAGGCGAAGGTAGACGAAAATTCTACAGATGGATCCGTGGTGGTCACTGGTAAAGGTGTGAAGGAGGCAGGGTTTGTTCCGCTTAAGTCGTTTGTCGAAGCGGGACTTCCAGATGCAGTATTGGAGTGCTGTCGAACTTTCAAAAGCCCATCTCCTATTCAGTCGCACGCTTGGCCGTTCTTGTTGCATGGTCGAGACTTCATTGGAATCGCCGCAACAGGATCAG GCAAGACTCTGGCGTTTGGGGTACCTGGTATAATGCATGTGTTGAACAAGAGGAAGGGCAAGATGCCGAAGGGTCGGACTCCTCTCTGCTTAGTTCTATCACCTACGAGGGAATTAGCTCAACAG ATTTCAAGTGTACTGCAAAATGCTGGAGAACCTTGTGGTGTGACGTCTACTTGTTTGTATGGTGGAGTCTCCAAAGGCAGCCAAATATCTTCTCTTAAATCTGGTGTT GACATTGTGATTGGAACTCCTGGACGGTTAAAGGATTTGATGGAAATGGAGGTCTGCAGACTCTCAGAAGTGTCCTTTGTG GTCCTTGATGAAGCAGATCGAATGTTGGACATGGGATTTGAACCAGAAGTGCGCTTTATATTAAGCCAGACTTGTAAAG AACGCCAGATGGTTATGTTTAGTGCTACATGGCCTCTACAAGTTAATCAATTGGCTCAAGAATTCATGGATCCTGACCCAGTAAAG GTTGTTGTAGGTTCAGAGGATTTGGCTGCCAATCATGATGTCATGCAAATAGTTGAG GTTTTGGATGATCGATCACGTGATAATCGCTTAGTGGCTCTGCTTGAAAAATACCATAAATCTCAAAG AGTATTAGTTTTTGTCTTGTACAAGAACGAAGCTTCACGAGTTGAAAACATGCTTCAGAGAAG GGGTTGGAAGGCTGTTTCTATACACGGTGATAAAGCACAAACTGAACGCACAAAAGCACTGTCATTATTTAAAAGTGGAAGCTCTCCATTAATG ATAGCTACTGATGTAGCCGCTCGAGGTTTGGATATTCCGGATGTAGAAGTAGTAATAAACTATAGCTTTCCTCTCACAACGGAAGATTATGTCCATAGAATTGGGAGGACTGGACGGGCTGGTAAAAAGGGTGTTGCTCACACATTCTTCATGCAACAAAACAAG GGACTTGCTGGGGAGCTGGTAAATGTTCTCCGTGAAGCTAAGCAAGTTGTACCTGATGCACTTCTGAAATTCGGTACTCATGTGAAGAAAAAG GAATCCAAGCTCTATGGAGCGCACTTCAAGGAGATTACGGCAGATGCCCCCAAGTCCACGAAGATTACATTCAATGATTCCGACGATGAAGACTGA
- the LOC111776281 gene encoding DEAD-box ATP-dependent RNA helicase 5-like isoform X1: MVGKLREDAAVSEPVAQEAFEKCDTKAEKKKKKKKNRDKDSGCQEENEVSPKRKLQEGTDSEIHKKKKKHKKSKDENVSINASDEKEEAKVDENSTDGSVVVTGKGVKEAGFVPLKSFVEAGLPDAVLECCRTFKSPSPIQSHAWPFLLHGRDFIGIAATGSGKTLAFGVPGIMHVLNKRKGKMPKGRTPLCLVLSPTRELAQQISSVLQNAGEPCGVTSTCLYGGVSKGSQISSLKSGVDIVIGTPGRLKDLMEMEVCRLSEVSFVVLDEADRMLDMGFEPEVRFILSQTCKERQMVMFSATWPLQVNQLAQEFMDPDPVKVVVGSEDLAANHDVMQIVEVLDDRSRDNRLVALLEKYHKSQRNRVLVFVLYKNEASRVENMLQRRGWKAVSIHGDKAQTERTKALSLFKSGSSPLMIATDVAARGLDIPDVEVVINYSFPLTTEDYVHRIGRTGRAGKKGVAHTFFMQQNKGLAGELVNVLREAKQVVPDALLKFGTHVKKKESKLYGAHFKEITADAPKSTKITFNDSDDED; the protein is encoded by the exons ATGGTTGGGAAGCTCAGAGAGGACGCTGCCGTCAGCGAACCAGTGGCCCAAGAAGCTTTCGAAAAATGCGATACAAAAGccgagaagaagaagaagaagaagaagaacagagacAAAGACTCGGGTTGTCAGGAGGAAAATGAAGTTAGTCCCAAGAGGAAGTTACAGGAAGGAACTGATTCAGAGATtcacaagaagaagaaaaagcacAAGAAATCGAAGGACGAAAACGTAAGCATCAATGCCTCTGACGAGAAAGAAGAGGCGAAGGTAGACGAAAATTCTACAGATGGATCCGTGGTGGTCACTGGTAAAGGTGTGAAGGAGGCAGGGTTTGTTCCGCTTAAGTCGTTTGTCGAAGCGGGACTTCCAGATGCAGTATTGGAGTGCTGTCGAACTTTCAAAAGCCCATCTCCTATTCAGTCGCACGCTTGGCCGTTCTTGTTGCATGGTCGAGACTTCATTGGAATCGCCGCAACAGGATCAG GCAAGACTCTGGCGTTTGGGGTACCTGGTATAATGCATGTGTTGAACAAGAGGAAGGGCAAGATGCCGAAGGGTCGGACTCCTCTCTGCTTAGTTCTATCACCTACGAGGGAATTAGCTCAACAG ATTTCAAGTGTACTGCAAAATGCTGGAGAACCTTGTGGTGTGACGTCTACTTGTTTGTATGGTGGAGTCTCCAAAGGCAGCCAAATATCTTCTCTTAAATCTGGTGTT GACATTGTGATTGGAACTCCTGGACGGTTAAAGGATTTGATGGAAATGGAGGTCTGCAGACTCTCAGAAGTGTCCTTTGTG GTCCTTGATGAAGCAGATCGAATGTTGGACATGGGATTTGAACCAGAAGTGCGCTTTATATTAAGCCAGACTTGTAAAG AACGCCAGATGGTTATGTTTAGTGCTACATGGCCTCTACAAGTTAATCAATTGGCTCAAGAATTCATGGATCCTGACCCAGTAAAG GTTGTTGTAGGTTCAGAGGATTTGGCTGCCAATCATGATGTCATGCAAATAGTTGAG GTTTTGGATGATCGATCACGTGATAATCGCTTAGTGGCTCTGCTTGAAAAATACCATAAATCTCAAAG gaACAGAGTATTAGTTTTTGTCTTGTACAAGAACGAAGCTTCACGAGTTGAAAACATGCTTCAGAGAAG GGGTTGGAAGGCTGTTTCTATACACGGTGATAAAGCACAAACTGAACGCACAAAAGCACTGTCATTATTTAAAAGTGGAAGCTCTCCATTAATG ATAGCTACTGATGTAGCCGCTCGAGGTTTGGATATTCCGGATGTAGAAGTAGTAATAAACTATAGCTTTCCTCTCACAACGGAAGATTATGTCCATAGAATTGGGAGGACTGGACGGGCTGGTAAAAAGGGTGTTGCTCACACATTCTTCATGCAACAAAACAAG GGACTTGCTGGGGAGCTGGTAAATGTTCTCCGTGAAGCTAAGCAAGTTGTACCTGATGCACTTCTGAAATTCGGTACTCATGTGAAGAAAAAG GAATCCAAGCTCTATGGAGCGCACTTCAAGGAGATTACGGCAGATGCCCCCAAGTCCACGAAGATTACATTCAATGATTCCGACGATGAAGACTGA
- the LOC111776489 gene encoding phosphoribulokinase, chloroplastic-like, giving the protein MAVCTLNSSFLGFHQKSHQPPQQPPQQLVFLSGKRWGSSKRERHSSLSNTACVITCSAGGQQTVVIGLAADSGCGKSTFMRRLTSVFGGAAEPPKGGNPDSNTLISDTTTVICLDDYHSLDRTGRKEKGVTALDPKANDFDLMYEQVKALKNGVPVDKPIYNHVSGLLDPPELIKPPKILVIEGLHPMYDSRVRDLLDFSIYLDISNEVKFAWKIQRDMAERGHSLESIKASIEARKPDFDAYIDPQKQYADAVIEVLPTNLIPDDNEGKVLRVRLIMKEGVEFFNPVYLFDEGSTVSWIPCGRKLTCSYPGIKFSYGPESYYGHEVSVLEMDGQFDRLDELIYVESHLSNLSTKFYGEVTQQMLKHSEFPGSNNGTGFFQTVVGLKIRDLYEQISASRAKVPVEAAKA; this is encoded by the exons atggcTGTCTGTACATTAAACTCATCCTTCCTGGGCTTCCACCAGAAGAGCCACCAGCCACCGCAGCAGCCGCCGCAGCAGCTGGTTTTCTTGAGTGGAAAGAGGTGGGGGAGCAGCAAAAGGGAGAGACACAGCAGCTTGAGCAACACCGCCTGTGTCATAACCTGCTCAGCTGGTGGCCAGCAGACAGTGGTGATCGGTCTAGCAGCTGACTCAGGGTGTGGGAAAAGCACATTCATGAGGAGGCTAACAAGCGTTTTTGGAGGGGCAGCTGAGCCACCAAAGGGCGGCAATCCAGACTCAAACACACTCATCAGTGACACAACCACCGTGATATGCTTAGATGACTACCACTCATTAGACAGaacaggaagaaaagaaaagggagtcACAGCGCTTGATCCAAAAGCCAATGATTTTGACCTCATGTATGAACAAGTTAAGGCTCTTAAAAATGGTGTCCCTGTTGATAAGCCCATTTATAATCATGTCAGTGGCCTTCTTGACCCTCCTGAGCTCATTAAGCCGCCTAAAATCCTTGTCATTGAAGGCTTACACCCCAT GTATGATTCAAGAGTAAGAGACCTGCTGGACTTCAGTATCTACTTGGATATCAGCAATGAAGTTAAATTTGCTTGGAAAATTCAG AGGGACATGGCTGAGAGAGGACACAGCCTCGAGAGCATCAAAGCAAGTATCGAAGCTCGAAAACCCGACTTTGATGCCTATATTG ACCCACAGAAGCAGTATGCAGATGCAGTGATAGAAGTGCTACCAACAAATCTGATTCCAGATGATAATGAAGGGAAAGTTCTGAGAGTTAGGCTGATAATGAAGGAAGGGGTTGAGTTTTTTAACCCAGtttatttgtttgatgaaGGCTCCACAGTTTCATGGATACCTTGTGGAAGAAAGCTCACTTGTTCTTACCCTGGCATCAAGTTCTCCTATGGCCCTGAATCTTACTATGGCCATGAG GTATCCGTACTGGAAATGGACGGGCAGTTCGACAGACTGGACGAACTGATCTATGTGGAAAGCCATCTAAGCAACTTGTCGACAAAATTCTACGGCGAAGTGACTCAACAGATGCTGAAGCACTCGGAGTTCCCCGGAAGCAACAACGGCACGGGATTCTTCCAAACCGTCGTCGGATTGAAGATCAGAGATCTGTACGAGCAGATTTCCGCCAGCAGGGCCAAGGTGCCGGTGGAGGCCGCAAAAGCCTGA